A genome region from Aphelocoma coerulescens isolate FSJ_1873_10779 chromosome Z unlocalized genomic scaffold, UR_Acoe_1.0 ChrZ, whole genome shotgun sequence includes the following:
- the GDNF gene encoding glial cell line-derived neurotrophic factor isoform X2, whose translation MKLWDVVAVCVVLLNTVSTLPLPTANMPEDYPDQFDEVVDFIQATIKRLRRSPDKQTPIFSRRERNRQNAATNIENSNRKGRRNQKGKNRGCVLTEIHLNVTDLDLGYETKEELIFRYCSGSCDAAETTYDKILKNLTKKKKLVTDKVRQACCRPTAFDDDLSFLDDNLVYHILKKHSAKRCGCV comes from the exons ATGAAGTTATGGGATGTTGTGGCTGTCTGCGTGGTGCTGCTCAACACGGTCTCCACCTTGCCCCTGCCCACCG CTAATATGCCAGAGGATTATCCAGATCAGTTTGATGAGGTAGTGGACTTTATTCAAGCCACTATTAAAAGACTGAGGAGGTCACCAGATAAACAGACTCCAATTTTTTCTAGGAGGGAGAGAAACCGTCAAAATGCAGCCACAAACATAGAGAATTCCaacagaaaaggaaggagaaatcaaaagggcaaaaatcGAGGATGTGTCTTAacagaaatacatttaaatgtGACCGACTTGGATTTGGGATATGAAACCAAAGAAGAGCTAATTTTCCGGTATTGCAGTGGATCTTGTGATGCAGCTGAGACCACCTatgacaaaattttaaaaaacttaaccaaaaagaaaaaactggtCACCGACAAAGTGAGGCAAGCCTGTTGCAGACCCACAGCCTTTGATGATGACCTGTCCTTTTTGGATGATAACCTGGTTTACCACATACTGAAAAAACATTCCGCAAAAAGGTGTGGATGCGTCTGA
- the GDNF gene encoding glial cell line-derived neurotrophic factor isoform X1 — protein MKLWDVVAVCVVLLNTVSTLPLPTGKTPPKGSPSVVEGPEDDLSPISLLPPYAVHSDSNMPEDYPDQFDEVVDFIQATIKRLRRSPDKQTPIFSRRERNRQNAATNIENSNRKGRRNQKGKNRGCVLTEIHLNVTDLDLGYETKEELIFRYCSGSCDAAETTYDKILKNLTKKKKLVTDKVRQACCRPTAFDDDLSFLDDNLVYHILKKHSAKRCGCV, from the exons ATGAAGTTATGGGATGTTGTGGCTGTCTGCGTGGTGCTGCTCAACACGGTCTCCACCTTGCCCCTGCCCACCGGTAAGACGCCTCCCAAGGGGTCCCCTTCAGTGGTAGAGGGACCTGAAGATGATCTCTCCCCCATCAGCCTGCTGCCTCCCTATGCTGTGCACAGTGACT CTAATATGCCAGAGGATTATCCAGATCAGTTTGATGAGGTAGTGGACTTTATTCAAGCCACTATTAAAAGACTGAGGAGGTCACCAGATAAACAGACTCCAATTTTTTCTAGGAGGGAGAGAAACCGTCAAAATGCAGCCACAAACATAGAGAATTCCaacagaaaaggaaggagaaatcaaaagggcaaaaatcGAGGATGTGTCTTAacagaaatacatttaaatgtGACCGACTTGGATTTGGGATATGAAACCAAAGAAGAGCTAATTTTCCGGTATTGCAGTGGATCTTGTGATGCAGCTGAGACCACCTatgacaaaattttaaaaaacttaaccaaaaagaaaaaactggtCACCGACAAAGTGAGGCAAGCCTGTTGCAGACCCACAGCCTTTGATGATGACCTGTCCTTTTTGGATGATAACCTGGTTTACCACATACTGAAAAAACATTCCGCAAAAAGGTGTGGATGCGTCTGA